From a single Okeanomitos corallinicola TIOX110 genomic region:
- a CDS encoding cation-translocating P-type ATPase — protein sequence MSAHSLPESAAVWHSLEIDKALNLLDSNADSGLTSPEVEARLQKYGTNELEETNGRKPWEILLDQFTNIMLLMLIGVAIISGLLDFLSLQQGTLKSGEVPFKDTIAILAIVILNGILGYVQESRAEKALAALKKLSSPLVRIIRNGKLAEVAGKDLVPGDIMLLEAGVQVAADGRLIEESNLQVRESALTGEAEAVNKQAILTLPEDTSLGDRLNSVFQGTEVVQGRAKVLVTNTGMQTEIGKIATMLQSVESEPTPLQQRMTQLGNVLVYGSLVLVVFVIVAGVIQARGFSNLQELVEVSLSMAVAVVPEGLPAVITVTLALGTQRMVRHHALIRKLPAVETLGSVTTICSDKTGTLTQNKMVVQSVYTNQQNFRVTGDGYAPKGDFQLDGENIDLETSPEISALLVACAVCNDSVLQKEAGEWVILGDPTEGALMTLAGKAGIEKDQWHSKLPRVSEFPFSSERKRMSVISQVEEVATSDPGMSGVDPVIAGFLTSEPYLMFTKGSPELTLERCTQIYLGDRSFPLDEERRTQILAANEQMASQGLRVLGFAYKPLTEVPPEASEDTSEQDLIWLGLVGMLDAPRPEVRTAVAECRQAGIRPVMITGDHQLTAKAIAVDLGIADADARVLTGQELQRMSDQEIEAQVDLVSIYARVSPEHKLRIVQALQRRGRFVAMTGDGVNDAPALKQADIGIAMGITGTDVSKEASDMVLLDDNFATIVAATKEGRVVYTNIRRFIKYILGSNIGEVITIASAPLIGLGAVPLSPLQILWMNLVTDGLPALALAVEPPEPDVMQRPPFSPRESIFARGLGAYMVRIGIVFAIITITLMWWAFNHTHAQGYEGDPDAWKTMVFTTLCIAQMGHAIAIRSNNQLTIEMNPFSNLFVLGSVVVTTILQLMLVYVPPLRAFFGTHALSLSELGICIGFSSLMFVWVECEKLFFRFMGKKTV from the coding sequence ATGTCTGCTCATTCTTTACCTGAAAGTGCCGCAGTGTGGCATAGTTTAGAAATTGATAAAGCCTTAAACCTGCTAGATAGTAATGCAGACAGCGGCTTAACATCCCCAGAAGTTGAAGCACGTTTACAAAAGTACGGAACTAATGAATTAGAAGAAACTAATGGTCGCAAGCCTTGGGAGATTCTACTAGATCAGTTCACTAACATTATGTTATTGATGCTAATTGGTGTAGCTATCATCTCTGGGTTGTTAGATTTTTTATCATTACAACAAGGTACATTAAAAAGCGGTGAAGTGCCATTCAAAGATACTATTGCAATTTTGGCAATTGTGATTCTCAATGGCATCCTTGGCTATGTCCAAGAAAGCCGTGCAGAAAAGGCTTTAGCTGCTTTAAAAAAATTGTCCTCTCCCCTAGTCCGGATCATTCGTAATGGGAAATTGGCGGAGGTGGCAGGTAAAGACCTTGTCCCTGGGGATATTATGCTACTGGAAGCTGGTGTACAGGTGGCTGCTGATGGACGTTTGATCGAAGAGTCAAACTTGCAAGTGCGGGAGTCAGCACTGACTGGTGAGGCTGAGGCTGTAAATAAGCAAGCCATACTTACATTACCAGAAGATACGTCACTAGGCGATCGCCTAAATTCAGTTTTCCAAGGCACGGAAGTCGTCCAAGGACGTGCTAAGGTTCTGGTGACAAATACCGGAATGCAAACAGAAATAGGCAAAATCGCCACCATGTTGCAGTCGGTGGAAAGTGAACCTACGCCTCTACAACAGCGCATGACTCAGTTGGGTAATGTGTTGGTGTATGGTTCTTTAGTTCTAGTAGTATTTGTGATCGTGGCTGGTGTGATCCAAGCTAGGGGTTTTAGTAACTTACAAGAGTTAGTAGAAGTTTCCCTGAGTATGGCGGTAGCTGTAGTTCCAGAAGGTTTACCAGCTGTAATTACTGTGACTTTGGCTCTGGGAACTCAGCGCATGGTGCGCCATCATGCTTTAATTAGAAAACTCCCAGCGGTAGAAACTCTCGGTTCTGTAACTACTATCTGTTCTGATAAAACCGGAACGCTGACTCAAAATAAAATGGTGGTGCAGTCAGTCTACACTAATCAACAAAATTTCCGTGTCACTGGTGATGGTTATGCCCCTAAAGGTGATTTTCAGTTGGATGGAGAAAATATAGATTTAGAAACATCTCCAGAAATATCCGCTTTGTTGGTTGCTTGTGCTGTTTGTAATGACTCGGTGCTGCAAAAAGAAGCTGGTGAATGGGTAATTTTAGGCGACCCCACGGAAGGCGCTTTGATGACTTTAGCAGGTAAGGCTGGGATTGAAAAAGATCAATGGCATAGTAAATTACCCCGTGTGTCTGAGTTTCCCTTCTCTTCGGAACGCAAACGCATGAGTGTGATTTCCCAAGTTGAGGAAGTGGCTACTAGTGATCCGGGTATGAGTGGTGTTGATCCGGTTATTGCTGGATTTTTGACATCTGAACCATATCTAATGTTTACCAAGGGTTCTCCAGAATTAACTTTAGAGCGTTGTACTCAAATTTATCTGGGCGATCGCTCATTTCCTTTGGATGAAGAACGACGCACTCAAATTTTGGCAGCTAATGAACAAATGGCTTCCCAAGGTTTACGGGTGTTAGGTTTTGCCTATAAACCCCTGACAGAAGTACCTCCTGAAGCTTCAGAAGATACTTCAGAACAAGATTTAATCTGGTTGGGTTTGGTGGGAATGTTAGATGCTCCCCGTCCAGAAGTCAGAACAGCGGTAGCAGAATGTCGCCAAGCTGGTATTCGTCCGGTGATGATTACCGGTGATCATCAATTAACTGCTAAGGCGATCGCTGTAGACTTAGGTATAGCTGATGCTGATGCCAGAGTTCTCACTGGTCAAGAATTGCAAAGAATGAGTGACCAAGAAATAGAAGCACAGGTTGATTTAGTCAGTATTTACGCCAGAGTCTCCCCAGAACACAAACTGCGAATTGTTCAGGCTCTACAACGTCGCGGTAGATTTGTAGCTATGACCGGAGATGGTGTTAATGATGCACCTGCTCTGAAACAGGCAGATATTGGTATCGCTATGGGTATTACTGGTACAGATGTCAGTAAGGAAGCCAGTGATATGGTGCTGTTAGACGATAACTTTGCTACTATTGTCGCCGCGACTAAGGAAGGTAGAGTTGTTTATACTAACATCCGTCGTTTTATTAAATACATTTTGGGTAGTAATATCGGCGAAGTTATCACTATCGCTTCTGCACCATTAATTGGTTTAGGCGCTGTTCCTCTCTCTCCCCTACAAATACTCTGGATGAATTTGGTAACGGATGGTTTACCAGCTTTAGCTTTAGCTGTTGAACCCCCAGAACCAGATGTGATGCAGCGCCCTCCTTTTAGTCCTCGTGAAAGTATTTTTGCCAGAGGTTTAGGTGCTTACATGGTGCGGATTGGGATTGTGTTTGCCATTATTACTATTACTTTAATGTGGTGGGCTTTTAATCATACTCATGCCCAGGGTTATGAAGGTGATCCCGATGCTTGGAAAACAATGGTGTTTACTACTCTGTGTATTGCCCAAATGGGTCATGCGATCGCCATTCGTTCTAATAATCAACTCACTATCGAAATGAATCCTTTTTCTAATCTCTTTGTATTAGGTTCTGTGGTTGTTACCACAATACTGCAATTAATGTTAGTATATGTTCCACCTTTAAGAGCTTTTTTTGGTACTCATGCACTCAGTCTCTCTGAATTAGGAATTTGTATTGGTTTTAGTTCTTTAATGTTTGTCTGGGTTGAGTGTGAAAAGTTATTCTTCCGTTTTATGGGCAAAAAGACTGTTTAA
- the recF gene encoding DNA replication/repair protein RecF: MYLRTLHLRNFRNYQEQKIDFHAAKTILVGNNAQGKSNLLEAVELLATLRSHRMAKDRELIKDGEDIAQINASLERVAGTSDLTLTLRRNSRRSVAVNSEKVRRQMDFLGIFNAVEFSSLDLELVRGSPEVRRSWLDTLLIQLEPVYAHILHQYNQILRQRNAFLKRSQQSTFKDIESELAIWDAQLVTAGTRVIRRRERAIQRLAPIAAAWHATISNSQEVLHINYDPNVPIGKDQAEEVQQAFFDKIKQRSAIELHRGITLVGPHRDEVKLDINETPARQYGSQGQQRTLVLALKLAELQLIEEVINEPPLLLLDDVLAELDPSRQNQLLDAVQNRFQTLITTTHLGAFESQWLNSSQVLFVKAGEILQ; encoded by the coding sequence ATGTACCTAAGAACTCTACATCTTCGTAATTTTCGCAACTACCAAGAACAAAAAATTGATTTTCATGCTGCTAAAACAATTTTAGTTGGTAATAATGCTCAGGGGAAATCAAACTTATTAGAAGCTGTAGAGTTGTTAGCTACATTGCGATCGCATCGGATGGCAAAAGATCGAGAATTAATCAAAGATGGAGAAGATATTGCCCAAATTAATGCCTCTTTAGAAAGAGTTGCCGGCACAAGTGATTTAACATTAACTCTTAGACGAAATAGCCGCCGTAGTGTAGCTGTTAACAGTGAAAAAGTCCGCCGACAAATGGATTTTCTTGGCATTTTTAACGCCGTAGAGTTTTCGAGTTTAGATTTAGAATTAGTTCGGGGTAGTCCTGAAGTTCGTCGTAGTTGGTTGGATACACTCTTGATTCAACTTGAACCAGTTTATGCTCACATATTACATCAATATAATCAAATATTACGCCAACGCAATGCTTTTCTAAAACGCAGTCAACAATCTACTTTTAAAGATATAGAGTCAGAACTTGCTATCTGGGATGCACAATTAGTTACCGCAGGAACAAGAGTGATTAGAAGACGGGAAAGAGCAATTCAAAGATTAGCACCCATAGCTGCTGCTTGGCACGCTACTATTAGTAATAGTCAAGAAGTTTTGCACATTAATTACGATCCTAATGTTCCCATAGGTAAAGATCAAGCAGAAGAAGTACAACAGGCTTTTTTCGATAAAATTAAACAGCGTTCTGCTATTGAATTACATCGGGGTATTACTTTAGTAGGACCACACCGAGATGAAGTAAAATTAGATATTAATGAAACACCAGCCCGCCAATATGGTTCTCAAGGACAACAAAGAACCTTAGTCCTGGCTTTAAAATTAGCAGAATTACAATTAATTGAAGAAGTCATCAATGAACCCCCTTTACTTTTATTAGATGATGTTTTAGCAGAATTAGATCCATCTCGTCAGAATCAACTGCTTGATGCTGTCCAAAACCGTTTTCAGACCTTAATTACTACTACTCATTTGGGTGCTTTTGAATCTCAATGGTTAAATTCCTCACAGGTTCTCTTTGTAAAAGCAGGAGAAATATTACAGTAA
- a CDS encoding FKBP-type peptidyl-prolyl cis-trans isomerase — MKGIFLSVGFMLVCVLVLVLAQMGGKQDAAVAAKLSETQPVTTAVIEKKDTVIASDNMSEENIITTDSGLKYIELEKGAGEVTPERGQTVVVHYTGTLDDGTKFDSSRDRGQPFSFKIGVGQVIKGWDEGLSTMKVGDRRKLIIPSELGYGARGAGGVIPPYSTLIFDVELLKIK, encoded by the coding sequence TTGAAGGGAATTTTTCTCAGCGTGGGTTTCATGCTGGTGTGTGTTTTGGTTTTAGTGTTAGCACAAATGGGTGGTAAACAAGATGCTGCTGTTGCTGCTAAGTTATCTGAGACTCAACCAGTTACCACTGCTGTAATTGAAAAAAAAGATACTGTGATAGCGAGCGATAATATGTCTGAAGAAAACATTATAACTACTGACTCTGGTTTGAAGTATATTGAACTAGAAAAAGGTGCTGGTGAAGTGACTCCTGAACGGGGACAAACGGTTGTAGTTCACTACACTGGTACTTTGGATGATGGGACTAAGTTTGATAGTTCACGCGATCGGGGTCAACCTTTTAGTTTTAAGATTGGGGTTGGACAGGTAATCAAAGGTTGGGATGAAGGACTAAGTACGATGAAAGTGGGAGATCGCCGCAAGTTGATTATTCCTTCTGAGTTGGGTTATGGTGCGCGCGGTGCTGGTGGTGTGATTCCACCTTACTCAACTTTGATTTTTGATGTGGAATTGTTGAAGATTAAATAA
- a CDS encoding phasin family protein: protein MDNNNWLEQIMMLGIGTTSLVADKLKEVSDELVKDGKLNPEQAKVVMDDIVEQLRSEQGNWEVQMQRQMRNMMQDLGVARQSEVDELRGRIDRLERQVRDLENKLWR from the coding sequence ATGGACAACAACAATTGGTTGGAACAAATAATGATGCTGGGTATTGGTACAACCTCTCTGGTAGCAGACAAACTCAAGGAGGTTAGTGATGAATTAGTGAAGGATGGGAAGCTCAATCCTGAACAAGCTAAGGTGGTTATGGATGATATTGTGGAGCAATTGAGGTCGGAGCAGGGTAACTGGGAAGTACAAATGCAACGACAGATGCGGAATATGATGCAGGATTTGGGGGTTGCGCGTCAGTCTGAGGTAGATGAGTTGCGGGGTAGGATTGATCGCTTGGAACGTCAGGTGCGGGACTTGGAAAATAAGCTTTGGCGTTAG